A window of Thermomicrobiales bacterium genomic DNA:
GGGCGTCCATGGGCGAAGCGGATGTCGAGCATCCGCGCAGGTTGGTTGCGAATCGCGATCTCGGACGTCCGATGCTCGATCGGGAGCCATTCGTCCCCGTCGAGGTAGCGGTTCTCGTCTTCCGGATGCAGCCGTTCGACGTAAAGATCGCGCTGCATGCAGATATTGTTGGTGATGCCAAAGGCGAGATCGCGGTTCCGCCCGATCCGTGGGATCGGGACTCCCGCATAGGCCGATCCAACCACGTCGTATCCCGCACCATGCAGATGCACCTCGGTCAGGTCGGAGGGCAGATTGAAATAGACGTGCGGATCGGAGGCGACCATGCCGAACCCACCCGCGGATAGCCCAGGGGCAATTGCCCAATTGTTGCTTCCGCCCGGCTCCTGCGGTCCCCAGGCGGTATCGGGTCCGTCGGCCATCGGCAAGTGCGGCCAGCGCGGTTCGGGGAGGTACGATCCCGGTGGGACGATGTAGACGAGCGGACCATCTGGCTGATAGAACGCCGCTTCCCGGTCACCAATCGTGGCGCGCACGACCTCCGGGGTCGAGATGACGGGCAGGCGGCCGGTCAGGTACCACGCCCAGCGTCGCAAGATCGCAACCGAATCGGTGGCCGACCACGGATCGGGTTCGTATCCGAGGAGCTCGAATTCGATCGGCAATCCCGCCGGCAGCGCCGATATCCAGGCATTCACGCCATCGGCGAACGCGAGAAACATGTCGCGGCTTTCGGCGTGCGACCCCTCGAGCAGTTCCTGGCTCAGCTCGGTGATGCCGAGCGTGCGCGCGACGATGTCCTCCGTGAGCTTTTCGGGACCAAGCACCTCCGAGAGACGTCCATGGGCCCAGCGTCGCAGGTAGTCCATCTGCCAGAGCCGGTCTTGTGCCTGGGCATACCCGTGCGCAAAGAACAGATCGTAGGGATCGCTGGCGGAGATGTGCGGTACACCACGCTGGTCACGCAGGATCGTCGCGCTGGCGCGGACCGACGTTGGCACATTCATCGGCCCGTAAGCGGCCTTCTCGGACAAGTAACGTTGGATGAGCGCGCGCGCTTCCGCTTCATCAATGTCTGGCAGATCGACGAAGGCTCGCTGACCAAGCAGGAGTTCGAGCGCCAGTTCGCGTTCTCGCGGATTCGACATGGTCTGGCCATCCCATCCGGTGTGCTGGAAACAATGCTCGGCAGGGTAGCGAAGATCGGCCTACTCTGCAGGTGGTGTCGAGGAACGGAAATGGTCGAATGCGCCAGGGATGACCGGAGAGGCTTGGCCGTCCGGCGTGCGCGCAAACAGGGTTGGCGTGTCCGATTTCGGGCCGATGCCGCCAATGACCGTCATTGTCTGGCCGATCCGTTCCAGCTCGTTTCGCAGCCCATGCGCCCGATCGAGCGGTATGGTCAGCAGAAGCTCGTAGTCCTCTCCGCCGCGCGTGGCCAGCTCGAGTCGCTGATCCGGGAAGAGCGCGCCGATCGATGCGGCAACCGGGATAGCGGCCAGATCGATGGTCGCGTCCACCCCGCTGGCAGCCAGTATCTTGGGCAGATCGCCAAAGAGTCCGTCGCTCAGGTCCATGGCCGCGGTGGCGCCGCCTTCGAGCGCGATGCGTCCGGCTTCCACACGAGGCTCGGGTCGGGTGTGCGCAGCGATCAGCAGCGGCGCCGTCGCGGCGGTTCGGCGGGGATCGTCATCGGGCAATTGCAGGAGCGCAACACCAGCCGCGGCCGCCCCGAGTGTGCCGGTGACGCATATCGCATCTCCCGGCCGCGCTCCGCCTCGGGTGAGGTGCTTCCCGTGGCGTGTGACGCCCAGAAGCGTGACGTGAATCCCGAAGTCATGCGGCGCGCGCACGATATCCCCGCCGGCCAACACCACACCGTATCGCTCGGCGATCGCCCCCATCCCGTGATAGAGCGCGATGAGGTCGGCGACCAGTTCATTGCCGGTCAATGCTAGCGAGACAGTTGCGAGCTGTGGGGATCCGCCCATGGCGGCGATGTCGGAAATGTTCACGGCCAGCGATTTCCACCCGAGGTCATGCCAGCTCGTCCAATCGGTGCGGAAGTGGACTGTGTCGATCAGTGAATCGGTTGTGATCAAGACCGATTCGCCGTTGGGTGGAATCCAGAGCGCGGCGTCGTCGCCAATGCCGAGTGGAACACTGTCGCTGGACCGCGCCACACTGGGCAAAGCGTCCCGCAATCGCTCGATGAGCGCGAATTCCGAGATGTCGCGCACGTGCTCAGGCATGCGTCAGCGCCTTTCGGTACGCATCGGCGGTGAGTTCCGCGGTTCGCCTCCAGGTGAAACCGCTTGCTCGTCTGGGTCCAGCCTCGTGGAGCCGGCAGCGAAGTTCGCCATCGTGCAGAACGGTGACGAGGGCCGTGGCAAGCGAATCGACATCGGGATCGCAGAGAAATGCCGCATCGCCCGCCACTTCCGGCAATGATGACCGGTTGCTGGCAATCGAGGGCGCCCCGCAGGCCATCGCCTCCAGCAGGGGCAGTCCAAACCCTTCGTAGAGTGACGGCATCACGAAGCAGTCGGCCGCGGAGTACCAGAGTGGCAGTTCGGCATGCGGGACGAAATCGACGAAGCGCAACCGCTCGCCCAGCTTCGTTTCAGCGACGGCGCGCTCGAGCTCGTCTGCATTCCATCCTTCGCCGCCAGCATGGACGAGATCGTGCGGGATGTCGTCTTTGACCTTCGCGAAAGCGCGGATCATTGCCGGCAGGTTCTTGCGCGGCTCGCGGTTGCCAACGGTAAGGATGAACGGGCGCGTGAGCTCGTTGACGTGCCGAAACTCGACGATCGCCTCGCCCGCGGGACGATGAAATGCTGGGTCGACGCCCAGCGGCGTGACATCGATCCGATCGGGATCGACCTGCAAGAGTTCGACGACGTCGCGTTTCGTGGCCTCCGACACCGCGATGAGGCGTGTGGATTGCTTCGCCGCGGCAACGACCGCGCGGCGAAGATGCTTCGCCCTGCTTCTGGGCACCTGATCTGGCCATCGCAGGAAGGCAAGGTCGTGAATCGTGACAACGCCCAGGACGGTCAGCCGTGATGGTAGGGCGAACGCTGTTCCGTGAAAGAGATCGAGGCGATCGGCGCGGATGCTGCGCGGCAATCCAACCTGCTCCCAAAC
This region includes:
- a CDS encoding glycosyltransferase family 1 protein is translated as MRIGINGLLLSNRLGYRQSGIDRYIRGLLSVLPEALPNDELIVYTNPTAIDAGGTLSVHTVPSFTENKALRIVWEQVGLPRSIRADRLDLFHGTAFALPSRLTVLGVVTIHDLAFLRWPDQVPRSRAKHLRRAVVAAAKQSTRLIAVSEATKRDVVELLQVDPDRIDVTPLGVDPAFHRPAGEAIVEFRHVNELTRPFILTVGNREPRKNLPAMIRAFAKVKDDIPHDLVHAGGEGWNADELERAVAETKLGERLRFVDFVPHAELPLWYSAADCFVMPSLYEGFGLPLLEAMACGAPSIASNRSSLPEVAGDAAFLCDPDVDSLATALVTVLHDGELRCRLHEAGPRRASGFTWRRTAELTADAYRKALTHA
- the thiL gene encoding thiamine-phosphate kinase produces the protein MPEHVRDISEFALIERLRDALPSVARSSDSVPLGIGDDAALWIPPNGESVLITTDSLIDTVHFRTDWTSWHDLGWKSLAVNISDIAAMGGSPQLATVSLALTGNELVADLIALYHGMGAIAERYGVVLAGGDIVRAPHDFGIHVTLLGVTRHGKHLTRGGARPGDAICVTGTLGAAAAGVALLQLPDDDPRRTAATAPLLIAAHTRPEPRVEAGRIALEGGATAAMDLSDGLFGDLPKILAASGVDATIDLAAIPVAASIGALFPDQRLELATRGGEDYELLLTIPLDRAHGLRNELERIGQTMTVIGGIGPKSDTPTLFARTPDGQASPVIPGAFDHFRSSTPPAE